The following are from one region of the Alkalimarinus sediminis genome:
- a CDS encoding cation:proton antiporter yields MESQSIITSFFLIFSGAAVLASVVLYTRQPLLVAYIALGAILGPYGLHLVTDAHLLSEIAEIGIIFLLFLLGLDMQPRNLVHMLRKATVVAIGSSIIFAACGYTIALMFGYTQTESVVIGVAMMFSSTIIGIKLLPTTVLHHRHTGELVVGLLLLQDLIAIIVLLMLGGKESESTWQQFLQTLIMLPVLVLVAFATVKYVIVKLLQHFDRFHEYIFLLAIGWCLGVAQLAELFGLSLEIGAFIGGISVATSPISQYIAVHLKPLRDFFLILFFFSLGASFNLGLLSEVILASSVLAICILIIKPITFRYLLGFIKEPADQSWEVGFRLGQISEFSLLIAFLATSTAIIGTNASHVIQATAIITFILNSYIVIFRFPSPIAVSDKLRRD; encoded by the coding sequence ATGGAAAGCCAGTCGATTATCACATCATTCTTCCTGATATTTTCTGGTGCAGCGGTGCTTGCATCGGTAGTGCTTTATACCAGACAGCCACTGCTAGTTGCCTATATTGCCCTGGGGGCAATTCTTGGTCCTTACGGCCTACATCTCGTTACAGATGCTCACCTACTATCCGAGATCGCTGAGATTGGGATCATCTTTCTGTTGTTTCTTCTGGGCCTCGATATGCAACCGCGGAACCTTGTCCATATGCTCAGAAAAGCAACCGTTGTTGCGATTGGAAGCTCTATCATATTTGCAGCATGCGGATACACCATAGCCCTTATGTTCGGTTACACCCAAACAGAATCCGTGGTCATTGGTGTGGCAATGATGTTCTCCAGTACAATTATTGGTATCAAGCTACTCCCCACTACAGTACTGCATCACCGGCATACCGGTGAACTGGTAGTCGGGCTACTGCTATTGCAGGATCTAATCGCCATCATTGTACTGTTAATGTTGGGTGGTAAAGAGTCAGAGTCTACTTGGCAACAGTTCTTACAAACACTCATTATGCTGCCTGTATTAGTCTTAGTAGCATTCGCAACAGTAAAATATGTCATCGTTAAGCTACTTCAACATTTTGATCGCTTCCATGAATATATATTCTTACTAGCCATTGGGTGGTGCCTAGGCGTCGCTCAACTAGCAGAGCTCTTTGGCCTATCACTTGAGATCGGCGCGTTTATTGGCGGGATTAGCGTAGCCACTAGCCCAATATCCCAATATATCGCTGTACACCTCAAGCCTTTGAGAGATTTCTTTCTGATACTATTCTTTTTCTCACTAGGCGCTAGCTTTAATCTAGGGCTTTTATCTGAGGTCATACTGGCATCGAGTGTCTTGGCCATCTGCATACTCATCATAAAACCCATCACCTTCCGGTATCTTTTAGGTTTTATCAAAGAACCAGCAGATCAATCATGGGAAGTAGGCTTTAGATTAGGTCAGATTAGTGAGTTCTCGTTACTAATTGCGTTCTTAGCAACCTCTACTGCTATTATCGGCACTAACGCTTCTCATGTGATCCAGGCAACTGCAATCATCACATTTATATTAAACTCTTATATTGTCATATTCCGCTTTCCTAGCCCTATTGCTGTAAGCGATAAATTAAGACGAGATTAG
- a CDS encoding DUF934 domain-containing protein has product MPKLIKDSQIVEDNWLIIDADFEGDLPEQEVIVPLAYWTENRDALASRSNVGVWLDSHQEPSAIASDVKSLPVIAINFPKFADGRGYSYARLLRERFNYEGEIRAIGDVLQDQLFYMKRCGFNAFAVRADRDIEQALNGLSDFSNSYQAGCDNPIPQFRRR; this is encoded by the coding sequence ATGCCAAAGCTCATTAAAGACAGCCAAATTGTTGAAGATAACTGGTTAATCATCGACGCAGACTTCGAAGGCGATCTACCTGAGCAAGAGGTCATCGTTCCTTTAGCTTACTGGACTGAAAACAGAGACGCGCTAGCCAGTAGATCTAATGTGGGTGTTTGGTTGGACAGCCACCAAGAACCTAGTGCTATCGCTTCAGACGTTAAATCCCTTCCTGTTATTGCTATTAACTTTCCCAAGTTTGCAGACGGGAGAGGTTACTCCTATGCAAGACTGCTTCGTGAGCGTTTTAATTACGAAGGGGAAATCCGAGCAATCGGAGATGTATTGCAAGATCAGTTGTTTTACATGAAACGGTGTGGTTTTAATGCTTTTGCGGTTAGAGCAGATAGAGATATTGAACAAGCACTGAACGGCCTTAGTGACTTTTCTAACAGCTATCAAGCTGGGTGTGACAACCCAATCCCTCAGTTTCGCAGAAGATAA
- a CDS encoding nitrite/sulfite reductase: protein MYKYDDYDRNLVLERVKQFRGQTDRFFSGDLSEDEFLALRLQNGLYVQRLAPMLRVAIPYGMLSSVQLRTLADLSRTYDKGYVHFTTRQNVQFNWPQIKDVPDMLQALSDVEMHAIQTSGNCIRNTTTDQFAGVINDEVTDPRPYCEIIRQWSTFHPEFAYLPRKFKIAVNACPTEDRAAIKVHDIGLEIVQNEQGETGFRVFVGGGLGRTPLLGSAIREFLPEKDLLTYLEAIIRVYNQHGRRDNKYKARIKILVKALTPEVFAQKVEDEWQHIKDSPAQLTNEEIDRVKGFFDAPNYDTVESTTSFEEQVASNKAFANWVKRNTNEHKVAGYSIVTLTLKKTGIPPGDVSDDKLELIADLADQYSFGEVRIAHDQNIVLADVKQTDLFDVWKKAQAAGFATPNLNMLTDIICCPGGDFCALANAKSIPIAEQIQTRFDNLDYLYDLGEIELNISGCMNACGHHHIGNIGILGVDKKGEEFYQVSLGGCSGLDASIGKILGPSFAREQMADIVEKIINVYIENRTDEELFLDTYRRIGMTPFKERVYAKAH from the coding sequence ATGTACAAGTACGACGACTATGATCGCAACCTCGTTCTTGAGCGAGTAAAGCAATTCAGAGGACAAACTGATCGCTTTTTCTCTGGAGACCTCTCCGAAGACGAATTCCTCGCATTACGATTGCAAAATGGGCTTTATGTGCAACGCCTCGCGCCTATGTTGCGAGTTGCCATCCCCTACGGAATGCTCTCTTCAGTGCAGCTAAGAACGCTTGCTGACTTGTCTAGAACCTATGACAAGGGGTACGTACACTTCACTACCCGTCAAAATGTTCAGTTTAACTGGCCACAAATCAAAGATGTTCCAGATATGCTTCAAGCACTGTCTGACGTAGAGATGCACGCTATCCAAACTAGCGGAAACTGTATCCGTAACACTACTACAGACCAGTTTGCGGGTGTTATTAACGATGAAGTAACAGATCCTCGTCCTTATTGCGAAATAATACGTCAGTGGTCTACTTTTCACCCTGAGTTTGCATACCTACCCCGTAAATTCAAAATTGCTGTCAATGCCTGCCCTACCGAAGATCGCGCTGCTATTAAGGTTCATGATATCGGCTTGGAAATCGTCCAGAATGAGCAAGGCGAAACTGGCTTCCGTGTTTTTGTTGGTGGCGGCCTTGGAAGAACACCTCTATTGGGGTCAGCTATTAGAGAGTTCCTGCCAGAAAAAGACCTCCTGACCTACCTAGAAGCGATCATTCGGGTATACAACCAACACGGGCGTCGTGATAACAAATACAAAGCTCGTATTAAAATACTGGTTAAAGCATTAACCCCTGAAGTTTTCGCGCAAAAAGTAGAAGATGAATGGCAGCACATAAAAGATAGCCCTGCTCAATTAACCAACGAAGAAATTGACCGGGTTAAAGGCTTTTTTGATGCACCTAACTACGACACGGTAGAGTCGACAACCTCTTTTGAAGAGCAAGTAGCATCAAATAAAGCATTTGCTAACTGGGTAAAACGAAATACCAACGAACATAAGGTAGCCGGCTACTCTATCGTAACGCTAACGCTGAAAAAGACCGGTATACCACCAGGTGATGTCAGCGACGATAAGCTTGAATTGATTGCAGACCTAGCAGACCAGTATAGCTTTGGCGAAGTCAGAATCGCACACGACCAGAACATTGTATTAGCAGACGTTAAGCAAACTGACCTATTCGATGTTTGGAAAAAAGCGCAAGCTGCAGGCTTTGCTACACCTAACTTGAATATGCTGACTGATATCATCTGCTGCCCAGGCGGTGACTTTTGTGCATTGGCAAACGCAAAATCGATCCCTATTGCCGAGCAGATCCAAACACGTTTCGACAATCTAGATTACCTCTATGACCTTGGCGAAATAGAGCTCAATATTTCAGGCTGCATGAATGCCTGTGGTCACCATCATATCGGAAACATCGGCATTCTAGGTGTAGATAAAAAAGGTGAGGAGTTCTATCAGGTTTCACTCGGTGGCTGCTCAGGTTTAGATGCATCAATTGGCAAAATACTCGGCCCATCATTTGCTCGTGAGCAAATGGCTGATATTGTTGAAAAAATAATAAACGTATATATCGAGAACAGAACTGACGAAGAGTTGTTCCTTGATACATATCGTCGAATTGGAATGACACCATTTAAGGAGCGTGTATATGCCAAAGCTCATTAA